A window of Corallococcus macrosporus DSM 14697 contains these coding sequences:
- a CDS encoding NrsF family protein — protein MKPPMDLDRLLTQDPARDSAAMARVLAAARGELALRRPARRWRTQAVWLMAASAGLGLLAAVVMFAVGAVSGPLLLARAPLLTLLVGTSAVCAWGALSPKGRWARRLGMGLAVASAAALVLARATPHGPSTLPEWVCTVSHLAIGVVPLVVALVALRGAVFQPLRAGVAGLAVGSTGALLGELACEQDGRHVLTHHLLAWVVITAVLVVISKSLKPRSYAP, from the coding sequence ATGAAGCCGCCCATGGACCTGGACCGGCTGCTCACCCAGGATCCCGCGCGGGACTCCGCCGCGATGGCGCGAGTGCTCGCGGCGGCCCGGGGTGAGCTGGCGCTGCGGCGCCCGGCGCGGCGCTGGCGCACGCAGGCCGTCTGGCTGATGGCGGCCTCCGCGGGGCTGGGCCTGCTGGCGGCGGTGGTGATGTTCGCGGTGGGCGCCGTCAGCGGCCCGCTGCTCCTGGCGCGGGCGCCCCTGCTGACGCTGCTGGTGGGAACCAGCGCGGTGTGCGCGTGGGGTGCGCTGTCCCCGAAGGGCCGCTGGGCGCGCCGGCTGGGCATGGGCCTGGCGGTGGCCAGCGCCGCGGCGCTGGTGCTGGCCCGGGCCACGCCCCACGGCCCGTCGACCTTGCCAGAGTGGGTCTGCACCGTGAGTCACCTGGCCATTGGCGTGGTGCCGCTGGTGGTGGCGCTGGTCGCGCTGCGCGGCGCCGTGTTCCAGCCCCTGCGCGCCGGGGTGGCGGGCCTGGCGGTGGGCTCGACGGGCGCGCTGCTCGGAGAGCTCGCCTGCGAACAGGACGGGCGTCACGTCCTCACGCACCACCTGCTGGCGTGGGTCGTCATCACCGCCGTGCTGGTGGTCATCTCGAAGTCACTCAAGCCCCGCTCCTACGCGCCATGA
- a CDS encoding Carotenogenesis protein CarS yields the protein MIQDPSLIICHDVDGAPVRIGASVTVIPHSEDGTISPRFLGRTGVVVGLVFDDPATQYPDDPLIQVLVEGLGEDLFFPEELALAPEWARNRIAQHRRAVRAGGRSPLARGP from the coding sequence ATGATCCAGGACCCCTCACTCATCATCTGTCATGACGTGGACGGCGCGCCGGTCCGCATCGGCGCGTCCGTGACGGTCATCCCCCACTCCGAGGACGGCACCATCAGCCCGCGCTTCCTGGGCAGGACGGGCGTCGTCGTGGGGCTGGTGTTCGACGACCCGGCCACCCAGTACCCGGATGACCCGCTCATCCAGGTGCTCGTCGAGGGCCTGGGCGAGGACCTCTTCTTCCCCGAGGAGCTGGCGCTGGCGCCGGAGTGGGCCCGCAACCGGATTGCCCAGCACCGCCGGGCCGTGCGCGCGGGTGGCCGGAGCCCCTTGGCGCGCGGGCCCTAG
- a CDS encoding metallophosphoesterase, giving the protein MPRWVSLLLFFVPVLAVLLVGHVYLYRRLVRDVTRRQGTRRAAQGLFAVGFVGALGSRAIGAALPSEGARSLGILFLLWTGLVLYLLMFTLAVDAVRLLAAWRARRQARGAEGARATPSAPVSPERRALLGQGLAMGAGLAGVAVSAYGSWRAYHPPDVRDIPVRLPNLPRALEGLTLVQLTDIHIGGVIQRRFIDDLVARTNALKPDVIAITGDLVDGSVDALGGFAGGLGRLSARYGTWFVTGNHDYYSGANAWVAFLEGLGIHVLRNRSVSIGDGAASFQLAGVDDWSAHRMGERGYDLDAALRDVRPDRASVLLAHQPSNFDEVARRGVGLQVSGHTHGGQMFPGNLMGDLIWGERNAGLSRTGDSLIYVSRGCGFVGPPMRVGAPPEIARLVLLPA; this is encoded by the coding sequence ATGCCACGCTGGGTCAGCCTGCTCCTCTTCTTCGTTCCCGTGCTCGCCGTGCTGCTGGTGGGCCACGTCTACCTCTACCGCCGGCTCGTCCGGGACGTGACGCGGCGTCAGGGGACGCGGCGCGCCGCGCAGGGCCTGTTCGCCGTGGGCTTCGTGGGCGCGCTGGGCTCACGGGCCATTGGCGCGGCGCTGCCCTCCGAGGGCGCCCGGAGCCTGGGCATCCTCTTCCTCCTGTGGACTGGCCTGGTCCTCTACCTGCTCATGTTCACCCTGGCGGTGGACGCGGTGAGGCTCCTGGCCGCCTGGCGCGCCCGCCGCCAGGCGCGTGGGGCGGAGGGCGCGCGGGCGACCCCTTCCGCGCCGGTGTCGCCGGAGCGCCGGGCCCTCCTGGGACAGGGGCTCGCGATGGGCGCGGGGCTGGCGGGCGTGGCGGTGAGCGCCTATGGGAGCTGGCGCGCCTACCACCCACCCGACGTGCGCGACATCCCCGTGCGGCTGCCGAACCTGCCGCGCGCGCTGGAGGGCCTCACCCTGGTCCAGCTCACCGACATCCACATCGGCGGGGTGATTCAGCGCCGCTTCATCGATGACCTGGTGGCGCGCACCAACGCGCTCAAGCCGGACGTCATCGCCATCACCGGAGACCTGGTGGACGGCTCGGTGGACGCGCTCGGCGGCTTCGCGGGCGGCCTGGGCAGGCTGAGCGCGCGGTACGGCACCTGGTTCGTCACCGGCAACCACGACTACTACTCCGGCGCGAACGCGTGGGTCGCCTTCCTGGAGGGGCTGGGCATCCACGTCCTGCGCAACCGCTCGGTGTCCATTGGCGACGGCGCGGCGTCCTTCCAGCTCGCCGGCGTGGATGACTGGAGCGCCCACCGGATGGGCGAGCGTGGGTATGACCTGGACGCGGCGCTGCGCGACGTGCGGCCCGACCGGGCCTCGGTGCTGCTGGCGCACCAGCCGTCCAACTTCGACGAGGTGGCCCGGCGCGGCGTGGGGCTCCAGGTGTCGGGGCACACGCACGGAGGGCAGATGTTCCCGGGCAACCTGATGGGCGACCTCATCTGGGGGGAGCGCAACGCGGGCCTGAGCCGCACGGGCGACTCGCTCATCTACGTCAGCCGGGGCTGCGGCTTCGTGGGCCCGCCCATGCGCGTGGGCGCGCCCCCGGAGATTGCCCGCCTGGTGCTGCTGCCCGCGTAG
- a CDS encoding RNA polymerase sigma factor: MRSQSDEALMERFRDGAQDAFEDLFARHAPRVQGFLARMVRDGALAEDLLQATFLSVIRSRGRYEPGTRFTPWLMTIAANAARDALRHQRHVDAYATREDTAAPLAPAPDASDPSLRRHLLDALQQLPPDHREAVVLSKVEGWSFEEIGALRGISAGAARLRAHRGYERLRELLGELEPEVAR; this comes from the coding sequence ATGCGGAGCCAATCGGACGAAGCGCTCATGGAACGGTTTCGCGACGGAGCACAGGACGCCTTCGAGGACCTCTTCGCGCGGCACGCGCCGCGGGTCCAAGGCTTCCTGGCCCGGATGGTGCGCGATGGCGCGCTCGCGGAGGACCTGCTCCAGGCCACCTTCCTGTCCGTCATCCGCTCGCGAGGCCGCTACGAGCCCGGCACGCGCTTCACGCCGTGGCTGATGACCATCGCCGCCAACGCCGCGCGCGACGCGCTGAGGCACCAGCGGCACGTGGACGCCTACGCCACCCGGGAGGACACCGCCGCCCCCCTGGCCCCGGCGCCGGACGCCAGCGACCCGTCCTTGCGCCGGCACCTGCTGGACGCGCTGCAACAGCTCCCCCCGGACCACCGGGAGGCGGTGGTGCTCAGCAAGGTGGAGGGCTGGTCCTTCGAGGAGATTGGCGCGCTGCGGGGCATCAGCGCGGGCGCGGCGCGGCTGCGGGCGCACCGGGGCTATGAGCGGCTGCGCGAGCTGCTGGGCGAGCTGGAGCCGGAGGTGGCGCGATGA
- a CDS encoding DUF2269 family protein, whose product MNVHNVLKLLHLIAVVVFLGDIVVTAVWRLLADRTREPRVIAYALRLVQFTDKYLLVPSVFALALTGMLRAHLQGIPLWTNPALAAGQVCFMLCGVVWSQTLRPIQARQLAMAEAFPATGASFDEYLLLTRKWFRWGILAMALAFGSMALMVLR is encoded by the coding sequence ATGAACGTCCACAATGTCCTGAAGCTCCTGCACCTCATCGCCGTGGTGGTGTTCCTGGGCGACATCGTCGTGACGGCCGTCTGGCGGCTGCTCGCGGACCGGACCCGCGAGCCGCGGGTGATTGCCTACGCCCTGCGCCTGGTGCAGTTCACCGACAAGTACCTGCTGGTGCCCAGCGTCTTCGCGCTCGCCCTCACCGGCATGCTGCGCGCGCACCTGCAGGGAATCCCGCTGTGGACGAACCCGGCGCTGGCCGCGGGGCAGGTCTGCTTCATGCTGTGCGGCGTCGTCTGGAGCCAGACGCTGCGCCCCATCCAGGCGCGGCAGTTGGCCATGGCCGAGGCGTTCCCCGCCACCGGCGCCTCGTTCGACGAGTACCTGCTGCTCACGAGGAAGTGGTTCCGCTGGGGCATCCTGGCCATGGCGCTGGCGTTCGGCTCCATGGCGCTGATGGTGCTGCGCTGA
- a CDS encoding DEAD/DEAH box helicase has product MTFDELQLHDTLLRAVKAEGYTTPTPIQQKAIPHALTGRDVLGVAQTGTGKTAAFALPILQRLSAKAPAGGARPVRCLVLTPTRELAGQVGDSFQTYGKGLPLRHAVIFGGVGQNPQVQALRNGVDVLVATPGRLLDLMEQGFVSLRSLEVFVLDEADRMLDMGFIHDVRRVIKALPPKRQTLFFSATLPPDIVDLARSILTDPIRVEVSPASSTAETVSQQVYFVEREQKRGLLTHLLKEGNISRALVFTRTKHGANRVAKQLEGAGVSSAAIHGNKSQNARERALDEFRSGTLRVLVATDIAARGIDIDGLSYVVNYDLPNVPEQYVHRIGRTGRAGASGTAVSFCDAEERAYLRDIERTIRRNVPVVEDHPYRSGQPAPRSVSHATGAAPEARASSGNGGRPQGAPRPAGKGGGGGGHSAGASRRRRGGRGGGAGGGRGQGRPEGGRSAQGAGGSGGNGSRGGQGGSRGSGGGRPAGAVAQGPAKAPEAPPPPPRRPSPKWF; this is encoded by the coding sequence ATGACTTTCGACGAACTTCAGCTTCACGACACCCTCCTGCGCGCCGTCAAGGCGGAGGGCTACACCACCCCCACGCCCATCCAGCAGAAGGCCATCCCCCACGCGTTGACGGGGCGGGACGTGCTGGGCGTGGCCCAGACGGGCACGGGCAAGACGGCGGCCTTCGCGCTCCCCATCCTCCAGCGGCTGTCCGCCAAGGCGCCCGCGGGCGGGGCGCGGCCGGTGCGCTGCCTGGTCCTGACGCCCACGCGCGAGCTGGCGGGGCAGGTGGGTGACAGCTTCCAGACCTATGGCAAGGGGCTGCCCCTGCGTCACGCGGTCATCTTTGGCGGCGTGGGGCAGAACCCCCAGGTGCAGGCGCTGCGCAACGGCGTGGACGTGCTGGTGGCCACGCCGGGCCGCCTGCTCGACCTGATGGAGCAGGGCTTCGTGTCCCTGCGCTCGCTCGAGGTCTTCGTGCTCGACGAGGCGGACCGCATGCTCGACATGGGCTTCATCCACGACGTGCGGCGCGTCATCAAGGCGCTGCCGCCCAAGCGGCAGACGCTGTTCTTCAGCGCCACGCTGCCGCCGGACATCGTGGACCTGGCTCGCAGCATCCTCACCGACCCCATCCGCGTGGAGGTGTCGCCCGCCTCCAGCACCGCGGAGACGGTGAGCCAGCAGGTGTACTTCGTGGAGCGCGAGCAGAAGCGCGGCCTGCTGACGCACCTGCTGAAGGAAGGCAACATCTCCCGCGCGCTCGTCTTCACGCGCACCAAGCACGGCGCGAACCGGGTGGCGAAGCAGCTGGAGGGCGCGGGCGTCAGCTCGGCGGCCATCCACGGCAACAAGAGCCAGAACGCCCGCGAGCGCGCGCTCGACGAGTTCCGCTCCGGGACGCTGCGCGTGCTCGTGGCCACGGACATCGCCGCGCGCGGCATCGACATCGACGGGCTGAGCTACGTCGTCAACTACGACCTGCCCAACGTGCCGGAGCAGTACGTGCACCGCATCGGCCGCACCGGCCGCGCGGGCGCCAGCGGCACGGCGGTGTCCTTCTGCGACGCCGAGGAGCGCGCGTACCTGCGCGACATCGAGCGCACCATCCGCCGCAACGTGCCGGTGGTGGAGGACCACCCGTACCGCTCGGGCCAGCCCGCGCCGCGTTCGGTGAGCCACGCCACGGGCGCCGCGCCGGAGGCCCGTGCTTCATCGGGCAATGGTGGCCGTCCCCAGGGCGCGCCGCGTCCGGCCGGCAAAGGCGGTGGGGGTGGCGGGCACTCGGCGGGCGCCTCGCGTCGTCGCCGCGGTGGCCGGGGAGGTGGTGCTGGCGGAGGCCGTGGACAGGGCCGTCCCGAGGGCGGCCGCTCGGCGCAGGGCGCTGGTGGCTCCGGCGGCAATGGCAGTCGGGGTGGCCAGGGTGGCTCCCGGGGCTCCGGCGGTGGCCGTCCCGCGGGTGCGGTGGCGCAGGGCCCCGCGAAGGCGCCCGAGGCCCCGCCGCCGCCTCCGCGCCGGCCGTCGCCGAAGTGGTTCTGA
- a CDS encoding ZIP family metal transporter, translating to MGAGLVASLLAGTATGLGALPVLVTSELSRKAQDRMLGFSAGVMLAATSFSLVIPAMELVRGQGYDGPAAALRVAAAVLLGGLFLRVWHDLMPHAHSLKGHEGHGGAKWNSVLLFVLAMTLHNFPEGLAVGVSFAAPQPALGLSVALGIGAQNIPEGLVVALALRATGASATRAALLALLTGLVEPVGALFGLAALSLSAALLPWGLAFAGGAMLYVISHEMIPESHRGGFEREATTGLMWGFVLALVLDVSLG from the coding sequence ATGGGGGCGGGGCTGGTGGCAAGCCTGCTGGCGGGAACGGCGACGGGGCTGGGCGCGTTGCCCGTGCTCGTCACCTCGGAGCTCAGCCGGAAGGCCCAGGACCGGATGTTGGGTTTCAGCGCGGGGGTGATGCTGGCGGCCACCTCCTTCTCGCTGGTCATCCCCGCCATGGAGCTGGTGCGAGGCCAGGGGTATGACGGCCCTGCGGCGGCGCTGCGCGTGGCCGCGGCGGTGCTGCTGGGGGGCCTGTTCCTGCGCGTGTGGCATGACCTGATGCCGCACGCGCACTCGCTCAAGGGCCACGAAGGCCACGGCGGCGCGAAGTGGAACAGCGTGCTGCTGTTCGTGCTGGCCATGACGCTGCACAACTTCCCGGAGGGGCTGGCGGTGGGGGTGTCCTTCGCCGCGCCGCAGCCCGCGCTGGGCCTGTCGGTGGCGCTGGGCATTGGCGCGCAGAACATCCCCGAAGGCCTGGTGGTGGCGCTCGCGCTGCGGGCCACCGGCGCGTCGGCGACTCGCGCGGCGCTGCTGGCGTTGCTCACCGGCCTGGTGGAGCCGGTGGGGGCGCTGTTCGGGCTGGCGGCCCTGTCACTCAGCGCCGCGCTGCTGCCGTGGGGCCTGGCCTTCGCGGGCGGCGCGATGCTCTACGTCATCAGCCACGAGATGATTCCGGAGAGCCACCGCGGCGGCTTCGAGCGCGAGGCCACCACCGGCCTCATGTGGGGCTTCGTGCTCGCGCTGGTGCTGGACGTGTCGCTGGGCTGA
- the fusA gene encoding elongation factor G: protein MSRHTRIERYRNIGIMAHIDAGKTTLTERVLFFTGRIHSVGEVHDGSTELDWLPQEKQRGITITSAATTAFWQPRQGPGAGVPHRLNILDTPGHVDFTIEVERSLRVLDGAVAVFDASQGVEPQSEAVWRQADRYGVPRIAFLNKMDKVGADFAMSVASIQARLGARPVAVQWPLGEGSEFRGLVDLVRMRAVTFDAEDGTFVEGQAVPEAVRAEVEAQRLRLIEVCADADATVLEKFVEGRLDAITVEDLERALRAGTLTRMLVPVLCGSAFKKKGVQMLLDAIVNYLPAPSDLPAVEGFVPGSEERVSRPVSDSGPPAALAFKLMSDKAVGGIVFLRVYSGTLRAGTVLLNPATGKRERVGRLMFMHANRREEVAEVHAGDICAALGLKGVRTGDTLCDPAAPVVLESLGAMEPVVQLAVEARSPAELTKLEDGLHRLAAEDPSLKVGVDPESGQVLLSGMGELHLEVVVDRLRTEYGVEARVGQPKVAWRDTLRCQVRQEYRHVRQSGGPGQYARVVLDVGPAPRGAGLVFTDDTRGGTIPKELVPAIEKGVAGAMARGVRDGVPLVDVEVRLVDGDTHVRDSTPQAFAVAGSLALQEAVRRAGVRQLEPVMEVEVTTPEEYLGEVLGDLAARRGRVLGMEARGVARLVSARVPMASLFGYVTGLRGRTQGRAQASMRLGAYEPVPDALQASFPAEARA from the coding sequence ATGTCTCGCCACACGCGCATCGAGCGGTACCGCAACATCGGCATCATGGCGCACATCGACGCGGGGAAGACGACGCTCACCGAGCGCGTGCTCTTCTTCACCGGCCGCATCCACTCCGTGGGCGAGGTCCACGACGGCTCCACGGAGCTGGACTGGCTGCCGCAGGAGAAGCAGCGCGGCATCACGATTACGTCCGCGGCCACCACCGCGTTCTGGCAACCCCGGCAGGGGCCCGGCGCGGGGGTGCCCCACCGCCTCAACATCCTGGACACCCCGGGACACGTGGACTTCACCATCGAGGTGGAGCGCTCGCTGCGCGTGCTGGACGGCGCGGTGGCGGTGTTCGACGCGAGCCAGGGCGTGGAGCCGCAGTCGGAGGCGGTGTGGCGGCAGGCGGACCGCTACGGCGTGCCGCGCATCGCCTTCCTCAACAAGATGGACAAGGTGGGCGCGGACTTCGCCATGAGCGTCGCGTCCATCCAGGCGCGGCTGGGCGCGCGCCCGGTGGCCGTGCAGTGGCCCCTGGGCGAGGGCTCGGAGTTCCGCGGCCTGGTGGACCTGGTGCGCATGCGGGCGGTGACGTTCGACGCGGAGGACGGGACCTTCGTGGAAGGGCAGGCGGTGCCGGAGGCGGTGCGGGCGGAGGTGGAGGCCCAGCGCCTGCGGCTCATCGAGGTGTGCGCGGACGCGGACGCCACCGTGCTGGAGAAGTTCGTGGAAGGGCGGTTGGACGCCATCACCGTGGAGGACCTGGAGCGCGCGCTGCGCGCGGGCACCCTGACGCGGATGCTGGTGCCGGTGCTGTGCGGGTCGGCCTTCAAGAAGAAGGGAGTGCAGATGTTGCTGGACGCCATCGTCAACTACCTGCCCGCGCCGTCGGACCTGCCCGCGGTGGAGGGCTTTGTCCCGGGCTCGGAGGAGCGTGTGTCCCGGCCCGTGTCCGACTCGGGGCCGCCAGCGGCCCTGGCCTTCAAGCTGATGAGCGACAAGGCCGTGGGCGGCATCGTGTTCCTGCGCGTCTATTCCGGCACGCTGCGCGCGGGCACCGTCCTGCTCAACCCCGCCACGGGGAAGCGTGAGCGGGTGGGGCGCCTGATGTTCATGCATGCCAACCGCCGCGAGGAGGTGGCGGAGGTGCATGCGGGGGACATCTGCGCGGCCCTGGGCCTGAAGGGCGTGCGCACGGGCGACACGCTGTGCGACCCGGCCGCGCCGGTGGTGCTGGAGTCGTTGGGTGCCATGGAGCCCGTGGTGCAGCTCGCCGTGGAGGCGCGCTCGCCCGCGGAGCTGACGAAGCTGGAGGACGGCCTTCACCGGCTGGCGGCGGAGGACCCGTCGCTGAAGGTGGGCGTGGACCCGGAGAGCGGCCAGGTGCTGCTGTCCGGCATGGGTGAGCTGCACCTGGAGGTGGTCGTGGACCGGTTGAGGACGGAGTACGGCGTGGAGGCCCGCGTGGGCCAGCCCAAGGTGGCCTGGCGTGACACGCTCCGGTGCCAGGTGCGCCAGGAGTACCGTCACGTCCGCCAGTCGGGCGGGCCCGGACAGTACGCGCGCGTGGTGCTGGACGTGGGCCCGGCGCCGCGCGGCGCGGGGCTCGTCTTCACGGATGACACGCGCGGCGGCACCATCCCGAAGGAACTGGTGCCCGCCATCGAGAAGGGCGTGGCGGGCGCCATGGCCCGAGGCGTGCGGGACGGCGTGCCCCTGGTGGACGTGGAGGTGCGGCTGGTGGATGGCGACACGCACGTGCGTGACTCCACGCCCCAGGCCTTCGCCGTGGCCGGCTCGCTGGCGCTACAGGAGGCGGTGAGGAGGGCGGGCGTGCGGCAACTGGAGCCGGTGATGGAGGTGGAGGTCACCACGCCCGAGGAGTACCTGGGCGAGGTGCTGGGGGACCTGGCGGCGCGGCGGGGGCGGGTGCTGGGCATGGAGGCGCGCGGCGTGGCGCGGCTCGTCTCCGCGCGGGTGCCCATGGCCAGCCTCTTCGGCTACGTGACGGGGCTGCGGGGCCGCACCCAGGGGCGGGCCCAGGCCAGCATGCGCCTGGGCGCGTACGAACCGGTGCCGGACGCCCTCCAGGCCTCCTTCCCGGCGGAAGCCCGGGCCTGA
- a CDS encoding cyclic nucleotide-binding domain-containing protein encodes MSVSEAELSVEVPRAFQALLTQPSPEVAAQLYEELGSSQRERLQKEAAQAAVAERQRLAEVLRQARDFSGAARLLDGCGAAALVAELYVQGGRYVDAAEAYLRAGEVERAAAAFERGGAMERALEAYRGLGAREAMAHCLVRLGRPYEAAQLYRELGQPHAEVEALASVPSGDPRHLESVLRMCKLLDGEGFTRRALALLADTMRGSETARADPALAAEKARLLRRLGMDAEAEAVIARLPSNAAAPESNGYHYLKAIPIFGELSLDDMKDLYRVARQVLIPAGAVLLEKGSAGSGLFVLLEGAVDVFSGPEADARQLNTLGPGAYLGEISLVQDAPVSAQVRARTAVRALRITRAGFQHYLDTHEAAALRIFRLFTHNLAARVRALST; translated from the coding sequence ATGTCGGTGTCCGAAGCGGAGTTGAGTGTGGAGGTCCCTCGGGCGTTCCAGGCGCTGCTGACGCAGCCGTCGCCCGAGGTGGCGGCGCAGCTCTACGAGGAGCTGGGGAGCTCCCAGCGCGAGCGGCTCCAGAAGGAAGCGGCGCAGGCCGCGGTGGCGGAGCGGCAGCGGCTGGCGGAGGTGCTGCGCCAGGCCCGTGACTTCTCGGGCGCGGCGCGCCTGCTGGATGGCTGCGGCGCGGCGGCCCTGGTGGCGGAGCTGTACGTCCAGGGCGGCCGTTACGTGGACGCGGCGGAGGCGTACCTGCGCGCGGGCGAGGTGGAGCGCGCCGCGGCCGCCTTCGAGCGGGGCGGGGCCATGGAGCGCGCCTTGGAGGCCTACCGGGGCCTGGGCGCGCGCGAGGCCATGGCGCACTGCCTGGTGCGCCTGGGCCGGCCGTATGAAGCGGCGCAGCTCTACCGGGAGCTGGGCCAGCCGCACGCGGAGGTGGAGGCGCTGGCCAGCGTGCCCTCGGGGGACCCGCGCCACCTGGAGTCCGTGCTGCGCATGTGCAAGCTGCTGGACGGCGAGGGCTTCACGCGGCGCGCGCTGGCGCTCCTGGCCGACACGATGCGCGGCTCGGAGACGGCGCGGGCCGACCCGGCGCTGGCCGCGGAGAAGGCCCGGCTGCTGCGCCGCCTGGGCATGGACGCCGAGGCCGAGGCCGTCATCGCCCGGCTGCCGTCGAACGCGGCGGCGCCGGAGTCCAACGGCTACCACTACCTGAAGGCCATCCCCATCTTCGGGGAGCTGTCGCTCGACGACATGAAGGACCTGTACCGCGTGGCCCGGCAGGTGCTCATCCCCGCCGGCGCGGTGCTGCTGGAGAAGGGCTCGGCGGGCAGCGGCTTGTTCGTGCTCCTGGAGGGCGCGGTGGACGTGTTCAGCGGTCCGGAGGCGGACGCGCGCCAGCTCAACACGCTGGGGCCTGGCGCGTACCTGGGGGAAATCTCCCTGGTGCAGGACGCGCCCGTGTCCGCGCAGGTCCGCGCGCGCACCGCGGTCCGCGCGCTGCGCATCACCCGCGCGGGCTTCCAGCACTATCTGGACACGCACGAGGCGGCGGCGCTGCGCATCTTCCGCCTGTTCACGCACAACCTCGCGGCGCGTGTCCGGGCGCTGAGCACCTGA
- a CDS encoding AI-2E family transporter: MADTRRWSNFVFAGLFALALILFSRILLPFLMPVLLGGFLVVLFMPVQDYLSHKLRGRKSLSAGVSTVIVFLLILAPLALVGWMVARELFTLVGQAQGLLAQGHLRHPLLAGLPLDVERYLRLGADGQDVERAILSAVTGGAALLRDVAAAGTDLVINMFLMTVAMYYFFLDGRRLVAEVTRLIPLDRRYFEAFAREFTDVAYAIIYGNTVTALIQGAVGFVGLLIAGVPHAGVWGAAMVLVALVPVGGTALVWGPIGVVLIAANRVSEGVFLLAWGAFLVGSIDNVIRPRLCGSRMALHPLLVFLSMFGGLAVFGMMGLLVGPLIASIFMAMVRIYRRDFLGIGRAEHLTEEDRAESTPPMAEPAPARVSAPAQAMGSAATLNA, from the coding sequence GTGGCTGACACGAGGCGGTGGTCCAACTTTGTTTTCGCCGGGCTCTTCGCCCTGGCGCTGATTCTCTTCTCCAGGATTCTGCTGCCGTTCCTCATGCCGGTGTTGCTGGGCGGCTTCCTGGTCGTGTTGTTCATGCCGGTGCAAGACTACCTGAGCCACAAGCTGCGGGGCCGCAAGTCCCTCAGCGCCGGGGTGTCCACCGTCATCGTGTTCCTGCTCATCCTTGCGCCGCTGGCGCTCGTCGGGTGGATGGTGGCGCGCGAGCTCTTCACCCTCGTGGGTCAGGCCCAGGGGCTGCTCGCGCAGGGGCACCTGCGCCACCCGCTGCTCGCCGGCCTGCCGCTGGACGTGGAGCGCTACCTCCGGCTGGGCGCGGACGGTCAGGACGTGGAGCGGGCCATCCTGTCCGCGGTGACGGGCGGCGCGGCCCTGCTGCGCGACGTGGCGGCCGCGGGCACGGACCTGGTCATCAACATGTTCCTGATGACCGTGGCCATGTACTACTTCTTCCTCGACGGCCGCCGGCTGGTGGCCGAGGTCACGCGGCTCATCCCGTTGGACAGGCGCTACTTCGAGGCCTTCGCGCGCGAGTTCACCGACGTCGCCTACGCCATCATCTATGGCAACACCGTCACCGCCCTCATCCAGGGCGCGGTGGGCTTCGTCGGGCTGCTCATCGCCGGGGTGCCCCATGCCGGCGTGTGGGGCGCGGCCATGGTGCTGGTGGCGCTGGTGCCGGTGGGCGGCACGGCCCTGGTCTGGGGGCCCATTGGCGTGGTGCTCATCGCGGCCAACCGCGTCAGCGAGGGCGTGTTCCTCCTGGCCTGGGGCGCCTTCCTGGTGGGCAGCATCGACAATGTCATCCGGCCCCGGCTGTGTGGCTCACGCATGGCGCTGCACCCGCTGCTCGTCTTCCTGTCCATGTTCGGCGGGCTGGCCGTCTTCGGGATGATGGGGCTCCTGGTGGGGCCGCTCATCGCCTCCATCTTCATGGCCATGGTCCGCATCTACCGCCGTGACTTCCTGGGCATTGGCCGCGCCGAGCACCTGACGGAGGAGGACCGCGCCGAGTCGACGCCGCCCATGGCGGAGCCCGCGCCCGCCCGGGTGTCCGCGCCCGCGCAGGCGATGGGCTCGGCGGCCACGCTGAACGCCTGA
- a CDS encoding FKBP-type peptidyl-prolyl cis-trans isomerase, with protein MLRSLLVPMLLAVSLLACGDDESVNPDSGDPTKVTYAESLGVDLAQMTLLPSGLYIQDTFVAEDGALAQAGSRVQVRYTGYLPDGRSFDATGNGPAFSFTLGAGEVIEGWDEGIAGMRVGGRRRLVIPSALGYGATGSGGRIPPYTVLIFDTELVSVR; from the coding sequence ATGCTCCGCTCCCTGCTGGTCCCCATGCTCCTGGCCGTCTCGCTGCTCGCCTGTGGAGACGACGAAAGCGTCAACCCCGACTCGGGGGACCCCACCAAGGTGACGTACGCGGAGTCCCTGGGCGTGGACCTGGCCCAGATGACGCTGCTGCCCAGCGGGCTCTACATCCAGGACACCTTCGTCGCCGAGGACGGCGCGCTGGCCCAGGCGGGCAGCCGCGTGCAGGTGCGCTACACGGGCTATCTGCCGGACGGCCGCAGCTTCGATGCCACCGGGAACGGGCCGGCCTTCAGCTTCACCCTGGGCGCGGGCGAGGTCATCGAGGGCTGGGACGAGGGCATCGCGGGCATGCGGGTGGGGGGACGGCGCCGGCTCGTCATCCCCTCCGCGCTGGGCTACGGCGCCACCGGCTCGGGCGGCCGCATCCCGCCGTACACGGTGCTCATCTTCGACACCGAATTGGTGTCCGTCCGCTGA